DNA from Parageobacillus thermoglucosidasius:
GAAGAAAGGTTTACGTTGTACTTATTACTGGAGATTATAAAAATCAGGCGCAGGTGATGTGCGTCGGTGCCGACATGAATTTGAAAAAATTGACAGGTTACCTAATGGAAGATAGAGCATCGTCCTTCCTTTGCATTCGTATAATTTTATCTGGAAATATATATTATAGGACAAAGTAGGTTCAAGACATTCCGCTTTGTTGACAATAAAGAGGGTGTCCCAAAAGTGACGGGACACCCTTTTGTGCTACCGTAATACGCATCAAACAATATAAAGAAATCGATTATATGATATTCTGTTGTAGTCAAACTGGTATTATGTCAAGAAAATAGACACGTAAAATCGAGAAAAATTTTAAAACCCTACTACCGCACTTCGTTTGGTGGCCTCTTGAGAAGAAGAACGGTTTGGTAAACCCTTCCCCTTCTCAAGAGGAAAGATGCCCCTTATATCGTGACTTGTGGAGAGAAGCGTTGCTGCTGTTTGCCTTGCTGATGCATCTTCTCATACTCCATTGGCGACATGTACCCATTTGCTGAATGAATTCGTTGGGCATTATAAAAACACTCGATGTATTCAAAAATCCGTTGTTTCGCTTCTTCCCTTGTTGTAAAGGTTTCGTTTCGTGGAAAATGAGTTCCTTTTTAAGGATGCTGTGAAACGATTCGGCACATGCGTTGTCATAACAGTTTCCTTTCCGGCTCATGCTCGTCTGGATTCCGTATTGCCTCAACATGGCTTGATATTCATTCGATGCATACTGGCTCCCTTGATCCGAATGGGGAATCAGACCAGGTTGGGGATTTCGCTGATGGATGGCCCGGTGGAATGCTTTGATCACTAACTCCTTTGTCATGCGCTCGGAAAGATACCAGCCTACAATTTTACGAGAAAACAAATCCATGATGGATGCTAAATACAGCCAGCCTTCTTTCGTCCAAATATACGTGATATCCGCCACCCCTACTTGATTCGGCTCATTGACTTCAAACTGCTGATTCAATAAGTTGGGATACACAGGCAATGATGCTTCGAGTTCGTGGTTGCCTTATATTTTTTCTTTGTTTTTGAACGAATGTCCCCATCTTTCATGATTCTGGCGACCGTTTTTTGGCGAAGATGCTCATGGCCTTTTTTAAAATAGCGTTTTCCTCCTCAAGGTCACGGATGCGTTTTTGTAGTTCGCGCTTTTCTTGATCTTCAGGTTTAAGGTTTCCGCTTCCGACAAAACTAGTTCGGCATCTTTTTTATAATCTGCGACCCATTTATGAAGAGTTTTTGGCGAAATATCGAGTTATCTTGCGGTTTGAGCGACCGCTTTTCCTTCCTCGACCATTAATTTTACTGCATGTATTTTGAATTCTTTATCAAAACGTCTTGTCATTATAGACACTCCCGATGATTGATAGATTTACTATATATTTCTCTATTCGTTGTGTCTATAATCTAGACTAACATCAAACAACCTTTTGAGTCCGTCTCTTTAAATCTGTCTTTTCTGTTTTTCTAGAATATACTATTATGGATAACAGAGAATATGATTACTGCTTAGTTTAGTGACCCAACTATTATTCATCCTTTATTATGCAAGAAACATTGTTCATGAAAGCAACAATTGTATGATGAGGGGGGAATAACGATATTGAAATGGAAGAAGAGATTATATAAATTTAATACACTTCGCAATCAAATTTTGCTTGTCTTTTTAGCTGTAATGATCATTGTGCTATGTTTTGTGGGAATTATGACATTTCATTTAGTTTCTGCATTGCTGAAAAACAACGCTGAGAAGCAGATCGAGCAGACAGTGATGCATGCTAACGGACGTTTGGAAGCGCTTTATAAACAAATTGGCGCATTGACAAACCAGGTTGCCACCAATATATATGTACAACAGTTGTTCTTGAAAATAGCTAACGGTTACTCTCCCGGATTTAGGGAAAAACAGGAATTAATGCACATTGTAAATACGTTTCAAGCGTATTCTGATGGAATTCATTCTTTTGAATTTTATACGAATGACTACAAAAAAATATTTCCATTAGATGAAGAAAATTTAGGTGACCGTGTAGGTATTAAATGGATTCGACAAGCTTCTGAGGCAAAGGGAAAAATGGTCTGGGTTGGCCGTGATCCTAAGGCTCCGGGATATTTTCTAGCTTTGCGGCAAATCCGCCTAATGGATCGGTGGTTTTCTCCGGGTGGCTATTTATTGGTTCGCGTGAATCAAGATTATTTTCAATTTAACGATTATTTTTATTCTCCTGGAGAAAAGAAAGGCTATATCATTCTTATGGATTCTAACTCCAATGTCCTTTTTTCAAATTACCATGGAAATTTTCGAAAGCTTGTTAACGCAAAACAAGCGATGATTCGGAAAGAGGGGCAAGAGTATTTAGTGGTGAAACAACTGTCTGGGTTAACAGGATGGACGCTTGTAATTGTAACTCCTGTCAAGTTTCTCACCGAAGGGGTGTCGATCCTTAAAAATGCGATTATTCTTTCCGGGACGATCGGTTTCTGTATTTTTTTGATATTTTCTTTTTCTCTCTCTACGATGATTACTCAGCCGATTTTGCGATTAACAAAAATCATGCAACGCGGCAGAAACGGCGAGTTAAGGAAAAGCCCGCCGATTTCGTCAACGGTTGAAATTAATGAGTTGAATGAAACATATAATGCATTAGTAGAGAATATTAAACACTTAATTCAAGTAGTTTATGAAAAGGAGTTAGTTCGCAGCCGCGCGGAGCTGAAAGCCCTGCAGGCGCAAATAAATCCCCATTTTCTTTTTAACACGCTTGACGCCCTTTATTGGTCCCTTGTAGAGAAGGAAGAAGAAGAATTATCGCAATTTGTCCTTAATATGTCTCAATTATTTCGCTATATTATAAGTAGCTCCAAACATGACGAATGGGTAACACTTCGCGAAGAAATAGAACATATTCGACGTTACATGGAAATCATGAAATTAAGATGGGGAGATCGTCTCATATGGGATATCGTAGTCCCAGCGCGCTGTTTAGATGTCCGGATACCAAAACTGTTAATTCAGCCGTTAGTAGAAAATGCCGTTTTGCATGGAATTGGCAATAAAATGGAACAAGGTTCTGTGTTGGTCACCGTAGAAGAATTGGATCATTCCCCTGATTTACTTATTAAAGTAATAGACGATGGTGTTGGAATGGATGAAAAAACTCTACAGGAAATAGAACAGTTGTTAAATAAAAAGGAGTTTCCGACATTTAAAGGAAGCGGAATGGCCATTGCCAATGTGAATAGAAGACTGCAGCTTTATTATGGGGAAGATAGAAAAGTGGTCATTCAAAGTGAATTGGGCAAAGGTACATACATATCTTTAAAAATTCCCAAAAGCGGGGGATTCGATGATTCATTTTCGAACGATTTTGATTGTTGATGATGAGCCACGAGCAAGACAAGGATTAAAGAAAACTTTAGAGTCTTGGTCAGCGGGTAAATATGACATTTTTTGTGCGGCAAATGGGGAAGAGGCGATCAACATTATTCATCAGCGGACGATCCATTTGTTAATCACAGATATTCGCATGCCTGAAATTACTGGTTTAAAACTGATCAGGTCAATAGAAAAGCAGAAAAGCAAACCGGTTGTTATTATCATATCAGCCTATTCTGAATTCGAATATGCGCAAGAAGCGATTACTTTAGGTGTGGTGAATTATCTTTTAAAACCGGTAGATAAACATAAATTTATTAATGCGGTGGAGCAAGCAATCAAGGTTTGGGAAGAGCGCCAGAAAGCAGCGGTCGTGGAGAAAATGATTGATAACTGGATCATCAATATCCAAGAAGGAACGCGTTCCCATGTTATTAAGAAAGCAATACGGTTTATTAATGAAAATCTTAATAGACCATTTAGTTTACGTGAAGTATCCTCATTCGTACATTTAAATCCTAGTTATTTCAGCACTTTGTTTAAAGAGGAAACAAACATGACTTTTAGCGAATATGTAACAAGGTGCAGATTGCAAAAAGCCAAAAGCTTATTGATAACAACCGATTTAACAATTGCCGAGATTGCAGAAGAAGTAGGGTATCAGACCGCAAAATACTTTATCAAATTGTTCAAAGAGTTTGAAGGAATCACTCCTTACCAGTTTCGAAAAGAGCATCTAAAAAAAGAAGAATTTTAGCCAATCATCGTTACCTTAATTCCCTAGTTTTTTCAATGCTATAATTGCATTGTAGCAAAAACAAGGGGGGATTAGATTTGTTGAAGAAAGCGCATTCATTATTGTGCATCATGATCATCATTTTTGCACTTGTATTAACGGGTTGTTCGGGTACGGCAAATGAAGGTGCATCTTCATCAGGGAATGGAAAAAAAGTAACGATCACGTTTATGCATCTTTGGCCGGCAGGAAGTTCGAAGCAGCAAAATATGATTGTTAATGAAATTATTAAAGAGTTTGAAGAGCAAAATCCAAATGTTACGGTCAAACAAGAAGTTTTGGAAAATGAACAATATAAAAATAAATTAAAAGTACTTGCTGCTTCTAATGAACTTCCTGATGTAGGCATGACTTGGGCTGCAGGATTTTTAGAGCCTTATGTAAAAGGAAATTTATTTGCACCGCTGGATGATATTTTGAATTCCGGGCTGAAAGATAAGTTTGTTGCAGGAACAACCGAGGCCTATGCTGTTAACAATAAAACATATGCGCTTCCATTAGAATTAAATATCACTCCTGTTTACTACAACAAAGAAATCTTTTCCAAGTATCATTTAGAGCCACCGAAAACATATGAAGATTTTAAAAATATTGTTCAAACGCTTGTTAAAAATGGTGTAGCACCAATTGCACTTGGAAATAAAGATCGTTGGACAGGGTCATTATGGTATATGTATCTTGCTGATCGAATTGGCGGAGCGGATACGTTAAAAAATGCGATAAATGACAACGGTACATTTGAAGATCCAAGCTTGATCAAAGCTGCAGAAGAAGTTCAACATTTAGTAAAAATGAAAGCGTTTATTAAAGGATTTAATGGACTGTCTAACGATGAGGCAAAATCAGAATTTATGAATGAAAAAGCCGCCATGTACCTCATGGGAACATGGGAATTACCTAACTTTACTACGAATGAGGAAGTACCAAAAGAGTTTAGAGACAAAGTCGGTTTCTTTAAGTTTCCTGTCGTTGATGGAGGAAAAGGAAATGCAGATAGTTGGGTAGGAGGCCCAGGAGTAGGTTTATTTGTTTCTGAAAATTCTAAAGCCAAGGAAGAAGCAAAAAAATTTGTAAAATTCTTCATTGAAAAGTGGGGAGAGCAATCGGTGACAAAAGCAGGAGTAATTCCTGCGACGAAAGTGGACACTGCCAAAATAGATTTGCCACAGCTATACATTGATGTACTCAATGAACTAAACAAAGCTAGTAACATCACATTGTTTGCCGATGTGCAAATGAATCCGGAAGCAGCACAGACGCATTTGAATTTGATTCAATCATTGTTTGGAGAAGAGGTTACACCAAAAGATTTCGCCAAACAGCATGAAGAAGCGCTTGCAAAGACAAAAGAGAAGTAAAGAAAACTTGATCAAAAAGGACATATTTTCAATATGTCCTTTTTGATCAACGAGTAAAGGAGGGAAGACGTCATGAATAAGATGATGTCTGATAAAAAGGTTATCGCGTTATATGTACTTCCGCCTTTGTTATTGATTGTAGCATTAGTTTATATTCCGATCATTATGACCGGTTATTATAGCTTAACCCAATGGGATGGCATCGGACAGATGAAGTTTATTGGTTTGGATAATTATAAAGAACTGATAAAAGATGAAATGTTTTGGAAAAGTGTCTATCATTCATTCTTGCTAGCAGTCTTTTCTGTGATTAGTTTGTTAGGTTATTTAGCCGTATCCCTTGTACTCGCTGGGAAAATCAAAGGCGCAAATTTATTAAGAAAAATTTACTTAATACCGATGTTGTTGTCTTCTGTTGCCATTGGTCAACTTTGGTTGAGAATTTACCATCCATCTAATGGCATGCTTAACCATTTTCTCACCTTTTTAGGAATAGAAAATCCGCCAAACTGGCTGGCTGATCCTTCGATTGTACTATATGCGGTCTTTATCCCTATTATATGGCAATATGCAGGGTTTTATATTTTGATTTACTATGCAGCTTTAAAAAGTATTCCGACTTCGATTATAGAAGCAGCGATTATCGATGGAGCCAATCCTTTGCAATTGGCTTATAAAATTAAGATTCCTTTAATTTTAGGGGTAATTAAAGTAACCATTGTGTTAGCTGTTGTCGGTTCTTTGAAATATTTCGATCTCATTTATGTTATGACAGACGGAGGACCGAACGGCGCAAGTGAAGTAATAGCCTCCTATATGTACCATAAAGCGTTTCGCAGTTTTAATTTTGGGTACGGAAGTACGATCGCATTCTTTCTATTATTGATTTGTGTAGTCGTTACCTGGCTGATTCGGAAGTTTACGAAATCTAATGAGGAAGTACAATATTATTAATTTTTGAAAAAGGAGTGGAAGAAATTGGAAACAAGTACGATGACGGAGAAGCAGACTGTCTGGCTATCAGCTGGCCAATCCGGAAAGAAGATAGGTATGTTCATTTTCTATATAGTGCTAATTGTTCTCGCAGTTTTTCAAATACTTCCTCTCATTTGGCTATTATTCTTTTCGCTTAAGAATAACCAAGAAGTATTTAATACGCCACTTTTTTCATTGCCATCTCCGCCTAGATGGGAAAATTACGTAAAAGTATGGGTGGAAGGAAATATAGGACGTTATTTTTTTAATAGCGTTTGGATTACTACATTATCGGTCATTTTCACTGTATTATTAGCTAGTTTCGCCACTTTCGCCATTACGCGCATGAATTGGAAATTAAAACATGTTGTATTGGGATTGTTTATGGTTGGATTGATGATTCCAGTTCATTCCACACTGATTCCGTTGTTTAGCTTTTTTATGAAAATGAAATTAGTAGACCATCCATTATCTGTTATTTTAACAAATATCGGCTTTAATCTGCCGCTTACGATAATGGTTTTGCTTGGGTTTTATTACTCATTACCGCGCGAGTTAGAAGAATCAGCCATTATGGATGGATGTTCTGTCCACCGGATGTTTTTCCGAATTATTTTGCCAATGACTTCTCCTGTCATTGTAACGACGGCGATTATTAACATGATTTATAACTGGAATGAATTTGTTTTTGTCAACACATTTATTAGTTCTGATCAATATAAAACCCTTACCGTAGGAATCCAAAATTTTATCGGACAGTATACTACCGATTGGGGAGCAATTGGTGCCACTTTAATGATTAGTATTTTGCCAATCCTATTCACATTCTTTTTCCTCAGCGACCGGATTGTAGAAGGAATTACATCTGGAGCCGTTAAAGGATAATTAGAAAGGAGAGGGATAGGCAATGCCAAAAAACATGTTTTTTAACGCCCATCATTCACCAGTCGGAGCATTTGCAAGTTTTACACTTGGATTTCCGGGAAAAAGCGGGGGGTTAGATCTCGAATTGGGGCGTCCTCCGCGGCAAAATGTGTATATAGGTGTTGCTTCTCTGTCACAACCAGGGATGTATGAGGTATTGCCGTTTTTTGAAGCTGGTGACGATGAAAGCAAGAGATATGACATCGAAAATCCAGATCCGAATCCAGAGAAACCACAAATTCTTGTTCCGTTTCCAAACGAAATGATCCAACGGGAGTTTCATGTTTCTACCGACACGTGGAAAGCGGGAGATCTTACATTTACGATTTATTCTCCTGTGAAATCTGTTCCGAACCCTGACACAGCTAAAGAGGAAGATTTAAAGTTTGCTCTAGTTCCAGCGGTAATTGCCGAACTTACAATCGATAACACAAAAGGTACATCTCCAAGACGCGCATTTTTTGGCTTTGAAGGAAACGATCCTTATACGTCAATGAGACGAATTGATGATACGTGCCCACCATTGCGGGGAGTTGGACAAGGCCGCATCACGGCTATTGTATCGAAACATAGCGATGTACGTTCGGCGCTGCATTTTAGCTTGGAAGATATTTTAACGACCCCGTTGGAGGAAAATTGGACCTTCGGACTTGGGAAAGTTGGGGCATTAATTATGGATACACCAGCCGGGATGAAGAGAACCTATCAGTTTGCAGTATGTTTTTACCGTTCCGGATACGCAACTGCTGGATTAGACACATCCTATTTTTATACCCGTTTCTTTAAAAATATTGAAGAGGTAGGAAAATATGCTTTGGATCATATCGAAGCGTTGAAAGAGCGCGCTTTCCAGTCCAATCAGCTTATAGAGAGAGACTGGTTATCGGATGATCAAAAATTTATGATGGCCCATGCGATTCGCAGTTATTACGGCAACACCCAGTTGTTAGAACAGGAAGGAAAGCCAATCTGGGTAGTAAATGAAGGCGAATACCGCATGATGAATACATTCGATTTAACAGTAGATCAGTTGTTTTTCGAGTTGAAAATGAACCCATGGACGGTGAAAAACGTCTTAGATTTGTATGTGGAAAGATATAGCTATTACGATCGGGTGCGTTTTCCAGGTGAGGAAAAGGAATACCCGGGGGGAATCAGTTTCACCCATGATATGGGTGTAGCAAATACATTTTCACGCCCTCATTATTCAGCATATGAGCTTTATGGAATCGACGGTTGTTTCTCTCATATGACGCATGAACAATTAGTCAACTGGGTGCTGTGCGCCGCCGTGTATATAGAACAAACAAAAGATTGGGCTTGGAGGCAAGAAAAGCTTCCGATTTTGGAGCAATGTTTGGAAAGTATGGTAAACCGGGATCATCCAGATCCGGAAAAACGGAATGGAGTGATGGGCCTAGACAGCACGCGTACGATGGGAGGAGCAGAGATTACAACCTATGATAGTTTAGATGTCTCCCTAGGACAAGCGCGAAATAATTTGTATTTGGCAGGAAAATGTTGGGCAGCATATGTAGCGCTTGAAAAAATATTCCGGGATACTGGAAAAGAAGCGTTGGCTGCTTTAGCAGGAGAACAAGCGGAAAAATGTGCAGCTACAATTGTTAGTTATGTGACAGAACAAGGATATATTCCAGCGGTGATGGGTGAAGGGAATGATTCAAAGATTATTCCAGCGATTGAAGGATTAGTGTTCCCTTATTTTACAAATTGTCATGAAGCTTTAGATCCTCATGGCCGCTTCGGAGAATATATTCGGGCTTTACGGAAACATTTGCAATATGTATTGACTGAAGGAATTTGTTTATTTCCAGATGGAGGATGGAAAATTTCGTCGACAAGCAATAACTCATGGCTAAGCAAAATATACTTATGCCAGTTTATTGCCCGGCGCATTTTAGGGTGGAAATGGGATGAAGCTGGTGCGAAAGCAGATGCGGCACATGTAGCCTGGTTGACTCATCCGACACTTTCCGTTTGGAGCTGGAGCGACCAAATTATCGCGGGGGAAATTAGCGGAAGCAAGTATTATCCGCGTGGAGTGACAAGTATTCTTTGGTTGGAAGAGGGAAAGTAAAAAATGAGTGTAAGTGTGAATGAGAAAAAACGTGACTTATAAATCTTAAACCCCATATGAGGAGACATGGGTAGCTATAGAAAAATATGCTTCTTTTGGCTTACAGAGTTATTGATGACCACAGAACAAGATCTCTTGAAACCACCAGAATAAATGATAGAGCTACAAACAGAAAGATATGAATGAACTTTTGCGATATTTAGAGAATATTAGGATGTAATAAAATAAAAAATGTTACACTTTCGGGAGTTGCTGACGATTTTACATGGCTAGATAACTTCGTAGTAAAAAATGCAACATAAACCAAAGCCGTCTTTTTGGAAAATAATTCATTTCGCTAATATAAGTGTTAATGCCATCATCATCCGATATTAAAGTTATCGTGTCATTAGGGTGATGATGGCTCCTCGGTCTCAAAAGCGTTTGGTAGATTGGAAGGGCTGAAGCCAAAAAAACGATTCGAACGCGGGCATTCCCGGAAGCTTTCTCCGGAAGACGAGGATCATATTTTAGCGTATCGTAAGAAAAATGTCATTGTAGAAGGTGGATTAAGAATGAATTCCAGTTGGCTAGAGGGAAGAATATATGGCATATGCGAATGGATCACCAAATTGGCGTATGTCAATATACTTTGGTGGCTCTTTACATTAGCCGGAGCGATTGTTTTTGGCGTTGCGCCTGCAACAGTTGCGTTGTTTACTGTTGTAAGAAAATGGCTTCTTTTTAATGATAACGATGTTCCGATTTTTAAAACGTTTTTGAGCACATATAAAAAAGAGTTTTTACGGGCCAATAAGATTGGGTTGTATATAGGAGGTGGTGCTTATATTTTATATATTGACTTTCTATATTTAGCAAACATTGGAAAAGCGTTTCAGCTAGCATTTTCCGTTTTTCTGTGTGTTATTTTAGTTTTTTATGCTATTACGCTTTTATATCTCTTTCCTATTTATGTTCATTATGAACTGCGGTTCTTGCAGTATATAAAATACTCCTTCTTTATCGGGATGGCGAACCCGCTAATGACATTAACCATGTTCTTTAGCATCATCTTGCTGACTGTTTTATTTATGTATATACCCGGGTTAATTCCGTTCTTTAGTATCAGTTCTCTCTCCGTTGTTTTAATGTGGTGTGCGCTAAAGGGCTTCCGCAAAATTGAGGAGAAGCAAAATGCCATTAATCGTTCTAACAGCCAAGCTTAAGTAGTTCAATATCTTTTTATCAATGTTTTCGGAAAAAGGAGGAAACACAAATATGGTAAGAATAAGAAATCCCATTTTAACCGGATTTCATCCAGATCCATCCATATGTCGTGTAGGAGAAGATTACTATATTGCCGTTTCCACATTTGAATGGTTTCCAGGAGTGAGAATTTATCACTCGAAAGATTTAAAAAATTGGCGTTTAATTTCAAGACCATTAAATCGACTGAGCCAACTGAATATGTTAGGAAACCCAGATTCAGGAGGAATTTGGGCACCCCATCTATCATACAGTGAAGGTAAATTTTGGCTTATATATACAGATGTAAAAGTAGTGGAAGGACAGTGGAAAGATTGCCATAACTATCTTGTCACTTGTGAAACGATTGATGGCGAATGGTCTGACCCTATTTATTTAAATAGTTCAGGTTTTGATCCTTCTTTATTTCATGATGACGATGGAAGGAAATATTTAGTTAATATGTGCTGGGATCATCGTGTCGGCCACCATTCTTTTTATGGCATAGTGCTTCAGGAATATAGTGTTGAACAGCAAAAGTTAATTGGAAAACCGGAAATTATTTTTAAAGGAACAGATTTAAAAATTACTGAAGGTCCTCATTTATATAAAATCAACGGTTATTACTATTTATTAACAGCGGAAGGTGGCACCAAATACAATCACGCAGCAACCATTGCGCGGTCAAAATCTCTCCGGGGGCCGTATGAAGTGCATCCAGCAAACCCGTTGATCACATCTTGGCCATATCCGCGTAATCCGCTGCAGAAAGCGGGGCATGCCTCGATTGTGCATACCCATACGGATGAGTGGTTTTTAGTACATTTAACAGGCAGACCGCTTCCGAAAGAGGATCAACCTTTGCTGGAACATCGCGGCTATTGTCCGCTTGGGCGTGAAACAGCAATCCAAAGACTGGAATGGAAGGACGGCTGGCCTTACGTTGTCGGCGGAAATCAGCCTTCTTTAGAAATCGAAGGATCGAATGTGAAAGAAGTAAAATGGGAAAAGGATTACGACGAAAAAGATGATTTTGACAGCGATGTTTTAAATCCCCACTTTCAGACGTTGCGAATTCCGTTAGGAGAGGATATAGCTTCCTTAAAAGATAATCCTGGACATTTGCGGCTATACGGAAGGGAGTCGCTTACCTCGAAGTTTACGCAAGCTTTTGTAGCAAGACGATGGCAGCACTTCAACTTTATTGCGGAAACGAAAGTCGCCTTTCGTCCTACAACATTTCAGCAATCTGCAGGACTTGTAAATTACTATAATACGCAAAACTGGACGACACTTCAAATTACTTGGCATGAAGAAAAAGGAAGAATTCTTGAGGTAATGACATGCGATAATTTTGCGTTTGACCAACCTCTCCGAGGAGAAGAAATCATTGTACCAGATGACGTCGAATACGTCTATCTTCGCGTTGAAGTACAGACGACGACTTATCAATACTCTTATTCATTTGATGGAAAAAAATGGATAAAAATTCCTGTAACATTTTATTCTTACAAATTATCCGACGATTATGTTAAAGGAAGCGCAGCTTTTACTGGCGCGTTTGTCGGGATGCACTGCCGGGATAGTTCAGGGCAAAACAATTATGCTGATTTTGATTACTTTTTGTATAAAGAATTGTGATATTTTGTTAAAATTTGCAAAACAATTTGTTTATATAATAGACAAACAAAGTGAAATGCATTATAATTTCATTAAACTTTTCTATCTATATATTGATCAACGAGATAAGACTCTTATTACCGGAAATCAGAAGTTTCTCTTATCAAGATCCACGCCATATGGAGCACACGGGCCTGAAGTTACCAGAATATTATTCCGGTCAACTATAAAAACAGATTTTCCAACATGGAAGCAGACAGTTGTGCGCCTTCCTCTTTCGTGGCATGATGCTGATGTTTCGACAATTTACACAAAATTACACGACTCTACTAAAGGTATACTGCATGCGGTGGGAACGAAGCTGTAAGCATTTGATCAGGATGTTTACGGATTCAAAAAGGCAGCTTGACATCTGCATTAACTGACAATTCATCTGAAAACTGGTTGACACGAAAAAGCGGGGCTGGTACAAACCATTTTTCGCTCTTGATTCTCTAAAGAAGCTTCGCCAGCCCCTAGCTTATAGGCCAAACGAAGAGTGTAGGTGCGCAGTGCCAAGAGACATGGGAGGGTCCGGCATTATAAGCGATGCAGTGATCCATGGTGCATTACATGTCCTCTATGAAAACTAAATGTAACCGATAGTGGCAGTGAAGCGTGCATCGCCAATGTAAGATATACATATGAAGGGAGGAAGAATGCGGTGAAAATCATTCAAGAAAAATGGGCAGAAATCCACCAACAGCCTGTCATATCTTTCACGATGATCAATGATAACGGGATGGAAGTTACTTGTATAAATTATGGCTGCATTATTACGAAAATTGTTACCCCTGATAAGAACGGAAACTACGAAAATGTTGTATTAGGATTTGAGCACTTTCCTCCATATATAACGAATACCCCTTATTTTGGCGCAGTAATTGGGCGGGTTGCAGGGAGAATACAAAACGCTTGTTTTGAGTTGGATGGCAAAACATATACATTATGTAAAAACGAAAACAACAACCACTTGCACGGCGGGGTTAAAGGGCTGCATCGTGTGCTTTGGAATGCGGTGGCGGTGGAAAATGAAGGAGAAGTTGGCGTGCGGTTTTCTTATACAAGCCCGGATGGGGAGGAAGGGTATCCAGGCACTGTCCAAGTACAAGTTACTTACATGTTAAATAATCAAAATGAGTTAGTTATTTCTTATAATGCGCGTTCTGACAAAAGCACGTTATTGAATTTGACGAATCATACGTATTTTAATTTAAGCGGAAACATCAAAAGAGATATTTTGGATCATGAATTGAAAATAAAGAGCGATCAATTTTTAGAGTTAAATGAAGAGTTGATTCCGACAGGTATTTTCTTAGATGTAACGGATACC
Protein-coding regions in this window:
- a CDS encoding carbohydrate ABC transporter permease, coding for MFIFYIVLIVLAVFQILPLIWLLFFSLKNNQEVFNTPLFSLPSPPRWENYVKVWVEGNIGRYFFNSVWITTLSVIFTVLLASFATFAITRMNWKLKHVVLGLFMVGLMIPVHSTLIPLFSFFMKMKLVDHPLSVILTNIGFNLPLTIMVLLGFYYSLPRELEESAIMDGCSVHRMFFRIILPMTSPVIVTTAIINMIYNWNEFVFVNTFISSDQYKTLTVGIQNFIGQYTTDWGAIGATLMISILPILFTFFFLSDRIVEGITSGAVKG
- a CDS encoding response regulator transcription factor, coding for MIHFRTILIVDDEPRARQGLKKTLESWSAGKYDIFCAANGEEAINIIHQRTIHLLITDIRMPEITGLKLIRSIEKQKSKPVVIIISAYSEFEYAQEAITLGVVNYLLKPVDKHKFINAVEQAIKVWEERQKAAVVEKMIDNWIINIQEGTRSHVIKKAIRFINENLNRPFSLREVSSFVHLNPSYFSTLFKEETNMTFSEYVTRCRLQKAKSLLITTDLTIAEIAEEVGYQTAKYFIKLFKEFEGITPYQFRKEHLKKEEF
- a CDS encoding cache domain-containing sensor histidine kinase → MKWKKRLYKFNTLRNQILLVFLAVMIIVLCFVGIMTFHLVSALLKNNAEKQIEQTVMHANGRLEALYKQIGALTNQVATNIYVQQLFLKIANGYSPGFREKQELMHIVNTFQAYSDGIHSFEFYTNDYKKIFPLDEENLGDRVGIKWIRQASEAKGKMVWVGRDPKAPGYFLALRQIRLMDRWFSPGGYLLVRVNQDYFQFNDYFYSPGEKKGYIILMDSNSNVLFSNYHGNFRKLVNAKQAMIRKEGQEYLVVKQLSGLTGWTLVIVTPVKFLTEGVSILKNAIILSGTIGFCIFLIFSFSLSTMITQPILRLTKIMQRGRNGELRKSPPISSTVEINELNETYNALVENIKHLIQVVYEKELVRSRAELKALQAQINPHFLFNTLDALYWSLVEKEEEELSQFVLNMSQLFRYIISSSKHDEWVTLREEIEHIRRYMEIMKLRWGDRLIWDIVVPARCLDVRIPKLLIQPLVENAVLHGIGNKMEQGSVLVTVEELDHSPDLLIKVIDDGVGMDEKTLQEIEQLLNKKEFPTFKGSGMAIANVNRRLQLYYGEDRKVVIQSELGKGTYISLKIPKSGGFDDSFSNDFDC
- a CDS encoding extracellular solute-binding protein gives rise to the protein MLKKAHSLLCIMIIIFALVLTGCSGTANEGASSSGNGKKVTITFMHLWPAGSSKQQNMIVNEIIKEFEEQNPNVTVKQEVLENEQYKNKLKVLAASNELPDVGMTWAAGFLEPYVKGNLFAPLDDILNSGLKDKFVAGTTEAYAVNNKTYALPLELNITPVYYNKEIFSKYHLEPPKTYEDFKNIVQTLVKNGVAPIALGNKDRWTGSLWYMYLADRIGGADTLKNAINDNGTFEDPSLIKAAEEVQHLVKMKAFIKGFNGLSNDEAKSEFMNEKAAMYLMGTWELPNFTTNEEVPKEFRDKVGFFKFPVVDGGKGNADSWVGGPGVGLFVSENSKAKEEAKKFVKFFIEKWGEQSVTKAGVIPATKVDTAKIDLPQLYIDVLNELNKASNITLFADVQMNPEAAQTHLNLIQSLFGEEVTPKDFAKQHEEALAKTKEK
- a CDS encoding carbohydrate ABC transporter permease, producing MNKMMSDKKVIALYVLPPLLLIVALVYIPIIMTGYYSLTQWDGIGQMKFIGLDNYKELIKDEMFWKSVYHSFLLAVFSVISLLGYLAVSLVLAGKIKGANLLRKIYLIPMLLSSVAIGQLWLRIYHPSNGMLNHFLTFLGIENPPNWLADPSIVLYAVFIPIIWQYAGFYILIYYAALKSIPTSIIEAAIIDGANPLQLAYKIKIPLILGVIKVTIVLAVVGSLKYFDLIYVMTDGGPNGASEVIASYMYHKAFRSFNFGYGSTIAFFLLLICVVVTWLIRKFTKSNEEVQYY